A portion of the Rhinolophus sinicus isolate RSC01 linkage group LG03, ASM3656204v1, whole genome shotgun sequence genome contains these proteins:
- the LOC109439929 gene encoding paired immunoglobulin-like type 2 receptor beta, giving the protein MGLPLLLPLLLLLLLASLQAGRSTKCNSQFLYEIKQPKELSAPEGGSIQIPFYLCHPWELPSVLSVSISWRWKQFHGETIYSTTPPFIHKDFENRLSLNWTEDGRRGSLQISNLRREDKGSYFCRVHLTTRNHSKQEWQSIHGTNLTIIPATKKTTQDPTSTAVPTTSTDSLSVSGDKRSSGSWPLRTEAVVVMAPFIAVLKIAILGVTVYLKWKRSKGKCSKTPLSPKLLNLVFLRPHLLRMTTGAR; this is encoded by the exons ATGGGTCTGcccctgctgctgcccctgctgctgctgctgctgctggcgtCTCTGCAGGCTG GTCGCTCAACAAAGTGCAATTCACAGTTTCTCtatgaaataaaacaaccaaaGGAACTCTCAGCCCCTGAAGGTGGCTCCATCCAGATCCCCTTCTACTTGTGTCACCCCTGGGAGTTACCCAGTGTTCTCAGCGTGAGTATATCCTGGAGATGGAAACAGTTCCATGGAGAGACCATCTACAGCACGACCCCCCCTTTCATCCATAAGGATTTCGAGAACCGGCTCTCCCTGAACTGGACAGAGGACGGGAGGAGAGGCTCCCTCCAGATCTCTAACCTGCGGAGGGAGGACAAGGGTTCATACTTCTGCCGAGTGCACTTGACCACCCGGAATCATAGCAAGCAGGAGTGGCAGTCCATCCATGGGACCAACCTCACCATCATCCCCG CCACCAAGAAAACCACCCAAGACCCCACCAGCACCGCCGTCCCCACCACCAGCACCGATAGCCTCAGTGTCTCTGGGGACAAAAGGAGCTCAGGGTCTTGGCCCCTGAGAACGGAAGCTGTGGTCGTCATGGCACCGTTCATCGCTGTGCTCAAAATTGCAATTTTGGGAGTGACGGTCTATCTCAAGTGGAAGAGGAGCAAAGGTAAGTGCTCAAAGACCCCGCTCTCTCCCAAGCTTCTCAACTTGGTGTTTCTAAGACCCCACCTGCTCAGAATGACCACTGGTGCCCGTTAA